A single window of Candidatus Margulisiibacteriota bacterium DNA harbors:
- the nifU gene encoding Fe-S cluster assembly scaffold protein NifU yields the protein MAGQYSTKVMDHFKHPRNVGEMENPDGIGYVGNPVCGDIMEMYIKVRDNVITDVKFKTFGCGAAIATSSMATEMIKGKTIEEALKLTNKAVAEALEGLPPVKMHCSVLAEDAVKAAIDDYLKKTTGKGLPGFKPHEEPLEKHDH from the coding sequence ATGGCCGGTCAATACAGTACCAAGGTGATGGACCATTTCAAGCACCCGCGCAATGTGGGTGAAATGGAGAACCCGGATGGGATCGGCTACGTCGGCAATCCCGTGTGCGGCGATATCATGGAGATGTATATTAAGGTCCGGGATAACGTCATCACCGATGTCAAGTTCAAGACCTTTGGCTGCGGAGCGGCGATCGCTACTTCCTCCATGGCGACCGAAATGATCAAGGGGAAAACGATCGAGGAAGCCTTAAAACTGACCAATAAAGCGGTGGCCGAGGCTTTGGAAGGGTTGCCGCCGGTCAAAATGCATTGTTCGGTCCTGGCGGAAGATGCCGTCAAAGCGGCGATTGACGATTATTTAAAAAAGACGACCGGCAAGGGGTTACCTGGTTTCAAGCCGCACGAGGAGCCGCTGGAAAAACACGATCACTGA